One Vicinamibacteria bacterium genomic region harbors:
- a CDS encoding ribbon-helix-helix protein, CopG family produces MGTTITIRLADDLRAELERISRAEGRPLSDIVRESLRRYVAIQQFRQLRKKVLPFAEAQGLLTDEDIFESLE; encoded by the coding sequence ATGGGCACGACGATCACGATTCGATTGGCGGACGATTTGCGGGCCGAGCTCGAGAGGATCAGCCGAGCTGAGGGCAGGCCGCTCAGCGACATCGTCCGGGAATCCCTTCGCCGCTACGTTGCAATCCAACAATTCCGACAGCTGCGCAAGAAAGTCCTGCCGTTCGCGGAGGCGCAGGGTCTGCTAACGGACGAAGACATTTTTGAATCTCTCGAATGA